In a single window of the Nodularia spumigena CCY9414 genome:
- the fba gene encoding class II fructose-bisphosphate aldolase (catalyzes the reversible aldol condensation of dihydroxyacetonephosphate and glyceraldehyde 3-phosphate in the Calvin cycle, glycolysis, and/or gluconeogenesis): MALVPMRLLLDHAAENGYGIPAFNVNNLEQIQAILKAAAETDSPVILQASRGARAYAGENFLRHLILAATETYPEIPIVMHQDHGNAPSTCYSAIKNGFTSVMMDGSLEADAKTPASFEYNTNVTREVVNVAHSLGVSVEGELGCLGSLETGAGEAEDGHGFEGTLDHSQLLTDPDEAAEFVEATQVDALAVAIGTSHGAYKFTRKPTGEILAISRIEEIHRRLPNTHLVMHGSSSVPEDLLALINQYGGAIPETYGVPVEEIQKGIKCGVRKVNIDTDNRLAITAAVREALASNPKEFDPRHFLKPSIKYMQKVCSDRYEQFGTAGNASKIKQISLEDFAAKYAKGELNMITKASAKV; this comes from the coding sequence ATGGCGCTTGTACCAATGCGGCTGCTTTTGGACCACGCGGCTGAAAACGGTTACGGCATCCCAGCTTTTAACGTTAACAATTTGGAGCAGATTCAGGCAATTCTCAAGGCAGCAGCCGAGACAGATAGCCCTGTAATTCTACAAGCTTCTCGTGGCGCTCGTGCTTATGCTGGCGAAAACTTTCTGCGCCACCTGATTTTGGCAGCGACAGAAACCTATCCAGAGATTCCCATTGTCATGCACCAAGATCATGGTAATGCTCCTTCTACTTGCTACTCAGCAATTAAGAATGGCTTTACTAGTGTCATGATGGATGGTTCTTTGGAAGCTGACGCTAAAACCCCCGCTAGCTTTGAGTACAACACCAATGTCACTCGTGAAGTGGTAAATGTTGCTCATTCCTTGGGTGTCAGCGTTGAAGGTGAACTTGGTTGTTTAGGTTCTCTGGAAACCGGTGCTGGTGAAGCTGAAGATGGTCACGGTTTTGAAGGTACACTTGACCACTCTCAATTGCTGACTGACCCAGACGAAGCGGCAGAGTTTGTAGAAGCAACCCAAGTAGATGCTTTGGCTGTAGCTATCGGTACTAGTCACGGTGCTTACAAGTTTACTCGCAAGCCCACAGGCGAAATTTTGGCAATTAGCCGCATTGAAGAAATTCACCGCCGTCTGCCTAATACTCACTTGGTAATGCACGGTTCTTCTTCTGTACCAGAAGATTTATTGGCACTAATTAACCAATATGGTGGTGCAATTCCCGAAACCTACGGTGTACCTGTAGAAGAAATTCAAAAAGGCATCAAGTGTGGTGTACGTAAGGTTAACATTGACACCGATAACCGTCTAGCTATCACCGCCGCCGTGCGTGAAGCTTTAGCATCAAATCCCAAAGAATTTGACCCCCGTCACTTCCTCAAGCCTTCCATTAAATATATGCAGAAGGTTTGTTCTGACCGCTATGAGCAATTTGGCACAGCCGGCAATGCTAGCAAGATTAAGCAAATTTCTTTGGAAGATTTTGCTGCTAAGTATGCCAAGGGCGAACTGAATATGATTACTAAGGCATCTGCTAAAGTTTAA
- a CDS encoding alpha/beta hydrolase — translation MGSNWKNLKIVASLLSAIALTQFCGSNTSVRAADTVVVRFGLLAESISLAELHKAADTGEFPRGLELYIGGISPEKRRNFLRMLKVKVPIDVVTLSSLLHTEIGTTVLSNLSEALVREDQAGVQALRAAFVLGATQPEGLSLLSFIAAYPSQRLEINVLKAFQVARSVNTSFWRTPEAINYEMTD, via the coding sequence ATGGGAAGCAACTGGAAAAACCTCAAGATAGTTGCAAGTTTATTGAGCGCGATCGCTTTGACACAGTTTTGTGGGTCAAATACCTCTGTACGTGCTGCTGATACGGTGGTTGTGCGTTTTGGCCTGTTGGCAGAATCTATCTCCCTGGCTGAGTTACACAAGGCTGCGGATACTGGGGAATTTCCCAGGGGTTTAGAACTTTACATTGGGGGAATATCTCCAGAAAAACGCCGCAACTTTTTGAGAATGCTGAAAGTGAAAGTACCCATCGATGTTGTCACCCTCAGTAGTTTACTGCATACTGAGATTGGCACAACGGTTCTGAGCAATCTATCTGAGGCTTTAGTCAGAGAAGATCAGGCGGGGGTACAAGCACTCAGAGCCGCATTCGTTTTAGGTGCTACCCAACCGGAAGGTCTTTCTCTACTCAGTTTTATTGCTGCTTATCCCAGCCAACGCCTAGAAATTAATGTGCTAAAGGCTTTCCAGGTGGCGAGAAGTGTCAACACCTCTTTTTGGCGCACTCCAGAAGCGATTAACTACGAGATGACAGATTGA
- a CDS encoding mechanosensitive ion channel family protein, producing MLDFLPETITIREITIALLGLVVGTFIFVIFRLTFVWLKLLLKQLTIFQTKDIYQKLIKPNEIFITSATVILLVELISVLLPKNSWTNSLEIVISLSLAITTSLLASRLFKNFFDFYLLNAAFKTGQKISSEFLILFKWIANIIIIFVAVLIYAQSHQINLLGLLASLGIGGLAVAFAAQKTLEQVLGGIVIYLDRPFVIDDYIGLPDGTFGRVESIGLRSTRIRTSGKGTVVIVPNSSLTQVNIENFTGAKKVMSILYLTFYRAISSEERALIRQIILESTNGIFGLDSRNTNVTFKNINNLVDPDKSQAQVSFFILGSGDVSMELRRQLLDLATQSMTQYLKEYGIAFEIEEPTIYVDSPITI from the coding sequence ATGTTAGATTTTTTACCAGAAACCATTACGATTAGAGAAATCACAATTGCCTTATTGGGTTTAGTAGTTGGAACTTTCATATTCGTAATTTTTCGGTTAACTTTTGTATGGTTAAAATTACTCTTGAAACAACTAACAATTTTCCAAACTAAAGATATTTACCAAAAGTTAATTAAGCCTAATGAAATTTTTATAACTTCTGCAACTGTAATTTTATTGGTTGAGTTAATTTCAGTTCTATTACCCAAAAATAGCTGGACTAACTCCTTAGAAATAGTTATTAGTTTATCTTTAGCCATCACTACGAGTTTATTAGCCTCTAGATTATTTAAAAACTTTTTTGATTTTTATTTATTAAATGCGGCTTTTAAAACTGGGCAGAAAATTAGCAGTGAATTCCTGATACTCTTCAAATGGATAGCTAATATCATCATTATTTTTGTAGCTGTTCTGATCTATGCTCAAAGTCATCAAATTAATCTTTTAGGATTGTTAGCTAGTTTAGGAATTGGTGGTTTAGCAGTAGCTTTTGCGGCTCAGAAGACATTAGAGCAAGTTTTGGGTGGTATTGTGATTTATCTAGACCGTCCCTTTGTAATTGATGATTATATCGGACTACCCGACGGTACTTTTGGCAGAGTTGAATCTATCGGTTTGAGATCCACTCGCATTCGCACCTCTGGTAAAGGAACCGTAGTCATAGTTCCCAATAGTTCCTTGACACAAGTAAATATTGAAAACTTTACGGGTGCGAAAAAAGTCATGTCTATACTTTATTTAACCTTTTATCGAGCTATCAGCAGTGAAGAAAGGGCGCTAATTCGTCAAATTATTTTAGAAAGTACAAACGGTATTTTTGGACTGGATTCACGTAATACAAACGTCACTTTTAAAAATATAAATAATCTAGTAGATCCAGACAAAAGTCAAGCGCAAGTTTCTTTCTTTATTTTGGGTTCTGGAGATGTTTCAATGGAATTACGTCGTCAACTTTTAGATTTGGCTACTCAAAGTATGACTCAATATTTGAAAGAATATGGGATTGCATTTGAGATAGAAGAACCAACAATTTACGTTGACTCACCGATTACGATTTAG
- a CDS encoding mechanosensitive ion channel family protein, producing MKNISQIILEFFQRDTTILALSRFGIFLLFILLSILAGRYTPTFLRIVIQRFAPQQVASIYNNLIEPIRNLFRITGTLILISLSLAWIIEYQSIYRFLSPIVDLAVISSLAWLCSRLFRQFIRVYGIELVRKLGREVDELLLVFETLANVMIGFIAIIAFAQSQQFNLVGLLTGLGIGGLAIAFAAQKTLEQLLGTIVLYLDRPFIPGEYIRLQKSGQIPEGLFGRVESIGIRSSKIRTAAKSTLFIIPNSILANLEIENITRGKKVMVLLYLDFATLLEHQEKALVEQVVAESTNSLFGIDPGSTSITFLNQNLAKQTTRTRVTFFILGSSDNSLQLRKRLLELANEKISKKLVSFGIVFTMQEPTIYVDSPIPL from the coding sequence ATGAAGAACATTTCACAGATTATCCTGGAATTTTTCCAGCGTGACACCACAATATTAGCCCTATCTAGATTTGGAATATTTTTATTGTTTATCCTGCTATCTATACTAGCTGGACGATATACTCCTACTTTTCTGCGAATTGTTATTCAACGTTTTGCACCGCAACAGGTAGCTAGTATTTATAACAATTTAATCGAACCTATTAGAAACTTATTTAGAATCACAGGTACTTTAATTCTGATATCGTTATCCTTAGCATGGATTATCGAATATCAATCTATATATAGATTTCTTTCCCCCATTGTAGACTTAGCCGTTATTAGTAGTTTAGCTTGGCTTTGTTCTCGTCTATTTCGGCAATTTATTCGCGTATATGGTATTGAATTAGTGCGGAAATTGGGACGAGAAGTAGACGAATTACTTTTAGTATTTGAAACTTTAGCAAATGTGATGATTGGGTTTATTGCTATTATTGCTTTTGCTCAGAGTCAGCAATTTAATTTAGTTGGTTTATTAACTGGTTTGGGTATTGGTGGATTAGCGATCGCATTTGCGGCACAAAAGACACTAGAGCAGTTGTTAGGAACAATTGTGTTGTATTTAGATAGACCCTTTATTCCTGGGGAATATATTCGCTTACAGAAATCTGGACAAATTCCCGAAGGGTTATTTGGAAGAGTGGAATCAATTGGGATTCGTTCCAGTAAAATTCGGACTGCTGCTAAAAGTACGTTATTCATTATTCCCAATTCCATATTAGCCAACTTAGAAATTGAAAATATTACGCGAGGTAAAAAAGTGATGGTTTTACTTTACCTCGATTTTGCCACCCTGCTGGAACATCAAGAAAAAGCTTTAGTTGAGCAAGTGGTAGCCGAAAGTACTAACTCACTGTTTGGTATAGACCCAGGAAGCACCAGTATTACTTTTTTAAATCAGAATTTGGCCAAGCAGACAACTCGAACCAGAGTAACGTTCTTTATTTTAGGTTCTAGTGATAACTCTCTCCAATTACGTAAACGTCTATTGGAGTTAGCCAATGAGAAAATTTCCAAAAAACTAGTTAGTTTTGGAATTGTGTTTACTATGCAAGAACCGACAATTTATGTAGATTCACCAATCCCACTTTAA
- a CDS encoding sulfite exporter TauE/SafE family protein, producing the protein MLDLSLITILGFLGSFGHCFGMCGPLTVAFSLSQQQTTPQTVSSEQTPPRKIPNSWQQQLRFHFLLNLGRMLSYALVGAGIGALGSVLLQGGQFAGVGSDFRRWMAIITGLMLIWFGLGQVTPDLLPRIPVLHPLLQGRLHDRLSTGMLKLSYKTRWWTPMLLGMTWGLMPCGFLYAAQIKAAETGNLWMGGATMLAFGLGTLPTMLGVGVSTSLVNKDRRSQLFRLGGWVTLTIGVLTLLRTGDTMVDYSGHAALICLILTLIARPISRLWASPLRYRRGLGVGAFVLAVVHTTHMIEHSLQWQFAAFFFLPPDFQWGMAAGAVALVLITPAAFTSFESLQKYLGKRWRQIHLLGVPALVLTAIHAVLIGSHYLGSLQSTWGNKLAVVLLGIVTFGVLLLRSRLFWSKLNIEKLYVPPTKSP; encoded by the coding sequence ATGCTAGATTTGTCACTCATCACGATCCTGGGGTTCCTGGGCAGTTTTGGACATTGCTTTGGGATGTGTGGTCCCCTAACTGTGGCGTTTTCCCTTTCCCAGCAGCAAACAACTCCACAAACAGTTTCCTCTGAACAAACACCACCTCGGAAAATACCCAATTCGTGGCAACAGCAATTAAGATTTCATTTCTTACTGAATCTAGGGCGAATGTTGAGCTATGCTTTAGTCGGTGCTGGCATAGGGGCGCTGGGTTCGGTATTACTGCAAGGTGGTCAGTTTGCGGGCGTAGGCAGCGATTTCCGGCGCTGGATGGCAATTATTACCGGCTTAATGCTAATTTGGTTTGGGTTAGGGCAAGTCACACCCGACTTGCTGCCACGAATTCCTGTATTACATCCCTTACTACAAGGACGTTTACACGACCGCCTGAGTACAGGGATGCTCAAGCTTTCCTACAAAACTAGATGGTGGACACCGATGCTTTTAGGCATGACTTGGGGTTTAATGCCCTGTGGTTTTTTATATGCTGCCCAAATTAAAGCTGCGGAAACTGGTAATTTATGGATGGGTGGAGCAACTATGCTGGCTTTTGGGCTGGGAACTCTACCCACGATGCTAGGTGTGGGTGTCTCCACTTCTTTGGTAAATAAAGATAGGCGCAGCCAGTTATTTCGTTTAGGCGGCTGGGTGACACTCACCATTGGCGTGCTTACTTTGCTGCGGACTGGTGACACAATGGTAGATTACAGTGGACACGCTGCTTTGATCTGCTTAATCTTGACACTAATTGCCCGTCCCATTAGCCGCCTGTGGGCTTCACCTTTGCGTTACCGTCGAGGTTTGGGAGTGGGTGCTTTTGTGCTGGCTGTGGTTCATACTACCCACATGATCGAACATTCATTACAGTGGCAATTTGCGGCTTTTTTCTTCTTACCCCCAGATTTTCAGTGGGGCATGGCTGCGGGTGCTGTAGCATTAGTCTTAATTACTCCGGCGGCTTTCACAAGTTTTGAATCACTGCAAAAATATTTAGGTAAGCGTTGGCGACAAATTCATCTCTTGGGTGTACCAGCTTTAGTCTTAACTGCCATTCATGCTGTATTGATTGGTTCCCATTACTTGGGTTCCTTACAATCAACATGGGGAAATAAATTAGCGGTAGTGTTGCTGGGAATTGTCACCTTTGGCGTGTTATTGCTGCGTTCACGTTTGTTTTGGTCAAAGTTAAATATAGAAAAGTTGTATGTACCCCCAACCAAATCGCCGTAA
- the galE gene encoding UDP-glucose 4-epimerase GalE, which yields MSNGKPSILVTGGAGYIGSHTVLALKQAGYEVVILDNLVYGHQDLVEKVLQVELVVGDTGDRPLLDDLFKSRNITAVMHFSAYAYVGESVTDPAKYYRNNVVGTLTLLEAMLAASIHKFVFSSTCATYGVPEIVPIPENHPQNPINPYGATKLMVERILSDFDVAYGLKSVRFRYFNAAGAHPGGLLGEDHQPETHLIPLVLLTALGKRKSISIFGTDYPTPDGTCIRDYIHVNDLADAHVLGLQYLLENGDSEVFNLGNGNGFSVREVIAAAKEVTGLTIPVEECDRRPGDPPSLIGSGEKARKILNWQPQYPDIKNIVTHAWQWHQKRHL from the coding sequence ATGTCGAATGGAAAGCCCAGCATTTTAGTCACGGGGGGCGCTGGATATATTGGTTCCCATACTGTACTTGCTCTCAAGCAAGCGGGTTATGAAGTAGTCATACTCGATAATCTGGTTTATGGGCATCAAGACTTGGTAGAAAAGGTTTTGCAAGTAGAATTGGTAGTCGGAGATACAGGCGATCGCCCTTTGTTAGATGACTTATTTAAAAGCCGGAATATTACGGCAGTCATGCACTTTTCCGCCTATGCCTACGTAGGTGAATCGGTGACTGACCCAGCCAAATATTACCGGAACAACGTTGTGGGTACACTGACGCTGTTAGAAGCGATGCTAGCTGCATCTATTCACAAATTCGTCTTCTCTTCCACCTGTGCGACCTATGGAGTCCCCGAAATCGTACCTATCCCCGAAAACCACCCCCAAAACCCCATTAATCCTTACGGGGCTACCAAGCTAATGGTAGAGCGAATTCTGTCTGATTTTGATGTAGCTTACGGTTTGAAATCGGTACGTTTTCGCTACTTTAATGCAGCTGGCGCTCATCCGGGTGGCTTATTAGGCGAAGATCATCAACCAGAAACCCACTTAATCCCCTTAGTACTGCTGACAGCTTTAGGTAAAAGAAAATCTATTTCCATTTTTGGTACAGATTACCCCACCCCTGATGGTACTTGTATTCGCGATTATATTCATGTTAATGACTTGGCAGATGCCCATGTTTTGGGATTGCAATATCTATTAGAAAATGGCGACAGCGAAGTTTTCAACTTAGGTAACGGTAACGGCTTCTCCGTCAGAGAAGTGATTGCAGCTGCCAAAGAAGTAACTGGACTAACCATACCAGTTGAAGAGTGCGATCGCCGCCCCGGAGATCCCCCATCTCTCATTGGTAGTGGCGAGAAAGCCCGAAAAATCCTCAACTGGCAACCGCAATACCCAGACATCAAAAATATTGTCACCCATGCCTGGCAATGGCATCAAAAGCGACATCTGTAA
- a CDS encoding ABC transporter ATP-binding protein, producing MAESRRLAKLGAYLRPHWRETTLGILALLSVNGLGVYIPWLIRSAVDQLSASFNFNNILYYVVPIILLSSAMWLIRMASRIWLFGVGRQVEFDLKQRIFEHLLKLEPAYFATNTAGDLINRATSDVENVKRLVGFAVLSLANTLFAYALTLPVMLTISVNLTLASLAVYPFMFWLVHLFSSRLRKQQAVVQEELSDISELIQEDVSGIALIKIYAQEENERRAFAQKNDQLLAANLQLAKSRNILFPLIGGLANLSSLVIIWLGATQISTGTLAVGDFLALLIYVERLVFPTALLGFTITAYQRGEVSVDRLESILSVTPKIQDEADTIHLPLADIQGKLTAENLSYTYPGATTPALENINFTIFPGETVSIVGAIGSGKSTLANALPRLLDIAPGQLFVDGMDITKISLADLRQAIAYVPQDSFLFSTTIKNNIRYADPVSEAQDVEFAAKLAQIDAEISNFPHQYETIVGERGITLSGGQRQRTALARAMLVEAPILILDDALSSVDNQTATQILNNLASDSTRKTIIFITHQLSAAATADRIFVMEQGKIVQIGKHSELLQTEGLYKTLWSQHQVEELLR from the coding sequence ATGGCAGAATCTCGAAGACTTGCTAAACTCGGTGCTTATTTACGTCCCCATTGGCGGGAAACGACATTAGGCATTCTCGCTTTATTATCGGTCAATGGGCTGGGTGTTTATATCCCCTGGTTGATTCGTTCAGCCGTTGACCAACTTTCGGCTAGCTTTAATTTCAACAACATATTATATTACGTAGTGCCGATTATCTTGCTCAGTTCCGCGATGTGGCTCATCCGTATGGCTTCGCGTATCTGGCTGTTTGGGGTAGGAAGACAGGTAGAATTTGACCTGAAACAACGAATTTTTGAACACTTACTCAAGCTGGAACCTGCTTATTTTGCTACTAACACGGCTGGAGATTTAATTAATCGGGCTACCAGTGATGTGGAAAATGTCAAGAGGTTGGTGGGTTTTGCGGTACTGAGTTTGGCAAATACTCTGTTTGCCTATGCTCTGACCCTACCAGTAATGTTAACAATTAGTGTAAATCTCACATTAGCTTCCTTGGCGGTTTATCCTTTCATGTTCTGGTTAGTGCATCTGTTTAGCAGTCGTCTCCGCAAACAGCAAGCTGTAGTCCAAGAGGAACTATCAGACATCAGTGAACTGATTCAAGAGGATGTGAGCGGTATTGCATTAATTAAAATCTACGCCCAAGAAGAAAATGAGCGTCGAGCTTTTGCTCAAAAGAATGACCAGCTATTGGCGGCTAACCTACAACTGGCTAAAAGTCGAAATATTCTGTTTCCTTTAATCGGTGGTCTAGCTAATCTCAGTTCTCTGGTAATTATCTGGCTGGGGGCTACACAAATATCTACTGGAACCCTAGCTGTAGGTGACTTTTTGGCGCTGCTGATTTATGTAGAACGTTTAGTTTTCCCCACAGCTTTATTAGGTTTCACAATTACAGCTTATCAACGTGGTGAAGTGAGTGTTGATCGTCTGGAGTCTATTCTTTCTGTAACACCAAAAATTCAAGACGAAGCGGATACTATACATTTGCCTTTAGCTGATATTCAAGGAAAACTCACAGCCGAAAATCTCAGCTACACTTACCCTGGTGCGACTACTCCGGCTTTAGAAAATATCAATTTTACTATTTTTCCTGGGGAAACAGTCTCGATTGTCGGGGCTATTGGTTCTGGTAAATCAACTTTGGCCAATGCTTTACCGCGTTTGTTAGATATTGCACCAGGGCAATTGTTTGTGGATGGTATGGATATTACTAAGATATCATTGGCAGATTTACGTCAGGCGATCGCCTACGTTCCTCAAGATAGCTTTTTGTTTAGCACCACAATTAAAAATAATATCCGTTATGCTGACCCAGTTAGTGAAGCTCAAGATGTAGAGTTTGCTGCCAAACTAGCCCAAATTGATGCCGAAATTAGCAATTTTCCGCATCAATATGAAACCATTGTTGGCGAACGCGGTATAACTCTTTCTGGTGGTCAGCGACAACGTACAGCCTTAGCTAGGGCGATGTTGGTAGAAGCTCCAATATTAATTTTAGATGATGCCCTTTCCAGCGTGGATAATCAAACTGCTACACAAATTCTCAATAATCTTGCCAGTGATTCGACACGCAAAACCATAATTTTTATCACTCATCAGCTATCGGCGGCGGCGACGGCTGACCGCATTTTTGTCATGGAGCAGGGTAAAATTGTGCAGATAGGCAAACACTCAGAATTATTACAAACAGAGGGTCTTTACAAAACTTTGTGGAGTCAGCATCAAGTAGAAGAGTTACTGCGTTGA
- a CDS encoding ribbon-helix-helix protein, CopG family, translating to MNKSVFFRLTEEELAHLESYCKVTQRTKSDVLRDLIRKLKTNKKPS from the coding sequence ATGAACAAAAGTGTATTTTTTCGATTAACCGAGGAAGAATTGGCGCATCTCGAAAGTTACTGCAAGGTGACTCAGAGAACGAAATCTGATGTACTTAGAGATTTGATTAGAAAACTGAAAACAAATAAAAAGCCGTCCTAG
- a CDS encoding transposase — protein sequence MHNQIADTRQHFLHKLSTKVVRDNQAIVLEDLNVSGMVRNRQLARAISLQGWREFRGFCEAKAEKLHRDFRVISRWEPTSLCI from the coding sequence CTGCATAACCAAATTGCAGATACTCGTCAACATTTCCTACACAAACTATCAACTAAAGTAGTTAGGGACAACCAAGCAATTGTTTTGGAAGATTTGAATGTGTCAGGAATGGTCAGAAATCGTCAACTGGCAAGAGCAATTAGTTTACAGGGATGGCGAGAATTCCGGGGATTTTGCGAGGCTAAAGCTGAAAAACTTCACCGTGATTTCAGGGTCATTAGCCGATGGGAACCCACCAGTCTTTGCATTTAA
- the iscB gene encoding RNA-guided endonuclease IscB — translation MSNFVLVLDTNKKPLTPIHPGDARFLLNQQKAAVFRRFPFTIILKEPKSEVPTQPIELKIDPGSKTTGFALVQNNKVIWGMELQHRGLAIKESLETRKGVRRGRRSRHTRYRQARFLNRTKPQGWLAPSLSHRVLTINTWVKRLCNFAPITDIVQELARFDLQQLENPEISGFEYQQGELQGYEVREYLLNKWNRKCAYCTAENVPLQVEHIKPKAKGGTNRISNLCLACEKCNIKKGTQDIEKFLAKKPELLKQILSQAKRPLKDASAVNSTRWALFNKLKETGLPITTGSGGLTKFNRTRLGLPKTHWIDAACVGKVETLKILTTKILTVKSTGHSCRRFCRINKFGFPCTEPKKIFTHVSTGDFVKATLHKDRKNITSGKYVSRVKTPTKNGCEIVINGFRVEFSTMKDITKVHCSDGYSYV, via the coding sequence ATGTCTAATTTTGTTCTAGTTCTTGATACCAACAAAAAACCACTTACTCCAATTCATCCAGGAGATGCACGTTTTTTATTAAATCAACAAAAAGCTGCTGTATTTAGAAGATTTCCATTTACCATAATTTTGAAAGAACCTAAATCTGAAGTTCCAACTCAACCGATTGAATTAAAAATAGATCCAGGGAGTAAAACTACAGGTTTTGCGTTAGTTCAAAATAATAAAGTCATCTGGGGTATGGAATTACAACACAGAGGTTTAGCTATTAAAGAAAGCCTAGAAACTCGAAAAGGAGTAAGGCGAGGAAGACGTTCTAGACATACTCGTTATCGTCAAGCTAGATTTCTTAACCGCACTAAACCTCAAGGTTGGTTAGCACCTTCTTTAAGCCATAGAGTTTTAACTATTAACACTTGGGTTAAAAGATTATGTAATTTTGCCCCAATAACTGACATAGTTCAAGAGCTTGCTAGGTTTGACCTACAGCAGCTAGAAAACCCGGAGATATCAGGCTTTGAGTATCAACAGGGAGAGTTACAAGGGTATGAAGTCCGTGAATATCTTTTGAATAAATGGAATAGAAAATGTGCATACTGTACTGCGGAAAATGTCCCTTTACAAGTTGAGCATATTAAACCAAAAGCCAAAGGAGGAACTAATAGAATTTCTAATTTGTGTCTAGCTTGTGAGAAATGCAATATCAAAAAAGGTACTCAAGATATTGAGAAGTTTTTAGCAAAAAAGCCTGAGTTGTTGAAGCAAATTTTATCCCAAGCCAAGCGTCCACTAAAAGATGCGTCTGCTGTAAATTCAACGAGATGGGCTTTATTTAATAAGTTAAAAGAAACTGGATTACCTATAACAACAGGTTCAGGAGGTTTAACTAAGTTTAATAGAACTCGTTTAGGATTGCCTAAAACTCATTGGATTGATGCTGCTTGTGTAGGAAAAGTTGAAACTCTCAAAATACTGACAACAAAAATTTTAACAGTAAAAAGCACGGGGCATAGTTGCAGAAGATTCTGTAGGATCAATAAATTTGGTTTTCCTTGCACTGAGCCTAAAAAAATATTCACTCATGTTTCTACAGGAGATTTTGTTAAGGCTACTTTGCACAAAGATCGTAAAAACATAACTTCTGGAAAGTATGTAAGTCGTGTTAAAACTCCCACAAAAAACGGATGTGAGATTGTTATCAATGGTTTTAGAGTTGAATTTTCAACAATGAAAGATATTACTAAGGTTCATTGTAGTGACGGGTATAGCTACGTTTGA
- a CDS encoding zinc ribbon domain-containing protein, giving the protein MTCSCCGYRWGKVDLSIRSVLCLNCNAEHDRDENASKNIEMVGMGHRHDLKWTRRDYQTTPVASCSESSSVSPHFKGGEYVNT; this is encoded by the coding sequence CTGACTTGTTCTTGTTGTGGGTATAGGTGGGGTAAGGTGGATCTCTCTATCCGTTCAGTGCTGTGTTTAAATTGCAATGCTGAACACGACAGGGACGAAAATGCTTCTAAAAACATAGAAATGGTCGGCATGGGGCATCGGCACGACCTTAAATGGACGAGGAGGGACTATCAGACTACTCCGGTAGCAAGTTGCAGTGAGTCGTCAAGTGTTTCCCCGCACTTTAAGGGCGGTGAGTATGTCAACACTTAA
- the surE gene encoding 5'/3'-nucleotidase SurE has translation MTIMLTNDDGIDAPGIQALFKALNDQKAIIAAPRDHQSGCGHQVTTTRGINLQRRSENEYAIAGTPADCVRIATSQICQNIKFVLSGINAGGNLGVDAYISGTVAAVREAATQDIPGIAISQYIKGKQSLDWDLAAKWTAEVLADLLQRDLEPGSFWNVNLPHLQPGDPHPQMVFCLPCTKPLPINYRIDGDDFYYVGEYSKRDRTPGSDVDVCFSGNIAVTQLKV, from the coding sequence ATGACGATAATGCTCACCAATGACGACGGAATTGATGCTCCTGGTATTCAAGCTCTGTTTAAGGCTTTAAATGATCAAAAAGCAATTATTGCCGCCCCTAGAGACCATCAATCTGGATGTGGGCATCAAGTTACTACGACTCGTGGAATTAATCTGCAACGGCGTTCTGAAAATGAGTATGCGATCGCAGGTACTCCCGCAGATTGTGTGAGAATCGCCACTAGCCAAATTTGCCAAAATATCAAATTTGTGCTTTCAGGTATCAATGCTGGGGGAAACTTGGGCGTAGATGCTTATATTTCCGGTACTGTTGCGGCTGTGCGGGAAGCTGCTACACAAGATATTCCCGGAATTGCTATTTCCCAATATATCAAAGGTAAGCAAAGTCTTGATTGGGATCTGGCTGCTAAGTGGACTGCTGAAGTTTTAGCTGATTTACTCCAGCGTGATTTAGAACCGGGAAGCTTCTGGAATGTGAATTTACCACATTTGCAACCAGGTGATCCCCATCCTCAGATGGTGTTTTGCCTACCTTGTACCAAACCGTTACCGATTAACTATCGCATTGATGGCGATGATTTTTATTATGTGGGGGAATATAGCAAACGCGATCGCACTCCTGGCAGTGATGTTGATGTCTGTTTTTCCGGTAATATCGCCGTAACTCAGTTAAAGGTTTAA